The following DNA comes from Candidatus Nitrosotalea okcheonensis.
AGAGAGCGAAGAGAGAGTGGGAATGACAGTAGTTCCTATGGACGTAAAGGCAGGGATGGGAGTAGGTACAACATTTAGAGTAATTGGTGACTTTGATGGTAAGAGACTAGAGTGGGATTGTGAAACAACTGAATTCATTCCAGAAAGAAAGGTTGCTGCTAAAATGATCAAAGGACCATTTAAGAAATGGGAAATTGCAGTTGATTTTCAGGAACTCGGTGAAAAAGAAACACGAGTTACCATGACTGTAAAATATGACATGCCATTTGGCCCATTGGGTGCAATTATGGACAAGGCAAAGTTTGCAAAGATAGCAGAAAAGGGAATGGAAACTGCTCTATACAGAGTACGAGGTCTGTTGGAAGGCAACGGCTCAATTCCTGTGTATATCACACTTGATGCATACAGAAAACTCTTGGCAGAAAAAGAAAAAATGAACAATGCTCCAGTCTCTACTGTACTTACAAAAATACTAGAGAAATACTCTCAAGTAGAACAAGTAAAAAACTAAAATCATTTTCTTTTTGACTCAGTTTAAATAACGAGCTTTGCGTGAGCTTCTTTACCGGGTCTATGGCTCAGCCAGGTAGAGCGAGGGACTCTTATGATCTTTCAGAGATATCCCTATGTCGTGGGTTCAAATCCCACTAGACCCGCCTGATTTCAATTTTCTCAAATCTCACGGATTGGATTAACTTCTGTTGTCTCTGCCATAAAGATTCTTGTGGTCGTCCAAGTCAATCAGCTTCACCAAATTTTGGTCAGGATAGTAAGTGTAAAGCAAGCTGTGATTTTTAGTAAGGTGGATAGCATAACAATTTCTTAACACGCCATGTTTTCGTTCGCCAATGGATCTTGGATCCTGTGCCATTTTCAATTCTTCCAAAATTCGAAAATATCCATCAATTACAGCTTTATCAGATCTGAATTTCCTCAATTTTTTATCTATCGTGCCGTCCCGTGCTTCTACCTTGTGCAAGCTTATTCTTCTAAAACTTGTTTGACATGCTTGATATATTCATCGAAATTGTCATATCTGACCAATTTTTCTTTTCCAGTCGCTATGTCGTCTAATACCTTTTCTACTTTTGGCGACAACTCAGTTTTTGGCAATTTTTTTATAATTTTTTTTGAAAGTTCACGTCCGTTTTCGTCCATTACAGGCCTTTTCCTTCCTGCCTTCTGCATATGTTAACTAGTACTAACTTCTTATTATTGGTATTCGTGATTTAAATATGCAATCTGTCACAGATTTCCTACCGATCTGCTCGTGGCTGGAACCTGAAATGAACTATACGTACTGAATCCCACTAGACAAGCCTTCACTGTGGTTTCAAATCCTGTTATGACTGAGATTAACTTCTGTTATCTCTCCCGTGGAGATTTTTGTGGTCATCCAAGTCAATTAGTTAGACTGTCTGTTTTTGAGTGTCAACATAATAGATTAAACTATGAGACTTTGTGAGATGTTTCCCAAAACAATTTTGAAACCTACCATGCTTGAGTTCTCCCAAAAATCGTGGATCGTCAGCAGTTTTCAATTCCTCGATAAATAGTTTATAGTTCTTGATTAGCGGTTGGTTACTTTTGAACTTCTTAAGCTTCTTATCTAGAGTATCATCAACAGGTTGAACTGACCACAAGATTTAATCTTTTAATACTTCGTCAATATGTTTTATGTATTCTTCTGGTGTATACTTTTTGCCGGTAATTCTTCCAGATTCGATTCTACTTACCTTCTCCTCGATCTCAGGAGAGAGTTCGGGCATCTCTTTTGGTTTCTTTGTAGAAGACTGCATGTACTAACTAGTACTAACTTCTTATTATTACTATTCGTGGTATGAATATGATTTAGGGAGGGAATAGAGCTACAAATGAGAGATGGATGGAACCTAGAATGAACTTTATGGTTGCGGATCCCACTAGACCCGCTGAATTTTGAATTCCTAACTCCGGTTGTAATTAATTAGCTCCTGTTGTCTCTGCCATAGAGATTCTTGTGATCGTCCAAGTCTACCAGTATGACAATATCCTCTTTTGGAATATACATGTAAACTAAACTATGATTTTTTGTTAGATGTATACCATAACAGTTAGCATACAATCCATGTTTGCGTTCTCCTATCGTAGTAGGGTCTGGTACAGTTTTTATCTCTTTTAATGCTCGCAAAAAACCTTCTATTATGGCCTTATCGGATCTGAATTTTTTTAGCTTCTTTTTTGTTTTTTCTGATACATCAACAAAACGCAAGTTTATTCTTCAAGAATCTTATCTACATGTTCTATATATTCATCAAAAGTATATCTGGAAAGTTTTTCTTTACCTTCCAAGATTCTCTTAATAGTTTCGTCTAGATCTGGACTTAATTCACTTTTTGGCAGTTTTTTGATAGCCTTTTTCGAAAGCTCGTATCCATTTGCATCAATTACAGGTCTTTTCTTTTCTGCCTTCTGCATGTACTAACTAGTACTAACTTCTTATTATTGGTATTCTAGCTATAAATACGAATTCTGGCACATTTATCCTTGAAAAATGTCTAGCGGAACCTAGAATGAACTTTATGGTAGCGGATCCCATTAGAGCCATCATCAAAAAGTATTATCGTACTAGAAGATCTAAAAGGAATCAGAAAATTATATCACAAAGGCCAACGGTCAGGGAACAAAATACAGAAGAAGATTAAACTCGTGGTCGTTCTATGAACTGCAAAGGCAGATACAATACAAGGCAGAATGGGAAGGAATTCCTGTTGGTTTCATAGATCCTAAACGCACAAGCCAACTCTGTCCAACATGCGGAGGTAGACTCCAAGAGGACAGGTTTCAACTTCGAAAATTATCGTGCATTAATTGTAAGAGAACGATGGACAGGGATGTAATTGCATCCATGAACATATCTTACAAGGGGTGGAGTAGGTTTTGCCATCCCAGAGGGCTTTCAGAAGAAGCAGTGAACGGGAATCTGGAATATATTCAGCCAGTAATCCTGCAAGTGGCTGTTGCAAGTTGTCTGTCTGATGTAATGTATGTCATATTCCATTAATGTGTCCATTATAACGGACACATATATATGAGACTACATGATTAGATGATTATGACGCGTAAAAGAACCAAAATCACAGAAAAAGATCTATCTTCTGAGCCAGAAATTCTCAGGATTCTCTATCAGCATAATCCGTGGTGGATGGATAAACCTATTCCAGACATCAAATTAAAAAAATTCAAACAAAGTGATTACTTTTATCTTGAACAAGAATTAGAGAATAACAAAATAACAGCCGTGATTGGAGCAAGGCAGGTTGGAAAAACCACAATGCTTTATCAATTAATTGAAAAATTACTATCTAACAATAAACCTCAAAATGTTTTCTTTCTCTCATTAGATGATCAATATCTAAAAATAACATTGCAAAATCTCAATAAAATATTTGAGATCTATGCATTAAATATTATCAAAATTCCTTTGGATGAATTAAAACAACGAGTATATTTTTTCTTAGATGAAATACAAACAGTACAAGATTGGGAAATCATATTGAAGCGATGGTATGATCTTGGATACAAAATAAAATTCATCATATCAGGATCATCTAGCATGAACATATTGCAAGGAACTTCTGAAAGTCTAGTTGGAAGAATAAAACCTCAGACTGTACTTCCTATGAAATTCCTAGAATACATACGACTAAAGGAACAAAATAAACTCGGTGAGCTAACAAATGCAACTAATTTAGAAATGCGTAGGGCATTGAAACATTCCATAATACAAAATAAAGCAAAACCATTCTATAAAGCATGTACAGTAGCTTCGAAACTCTTCTCTCCATTCAAAGACAAAATGATGGTTTATCTGAATCAATATGTAATCAAAGGTGGTTACCCAGAAATCGCATTTATTGATAATATGGCACTATGTGCAGAAAATCTTCGAAATTATCTTCATCTTACTTTATACAAAGACATCATGCGTACTGGAAAAATAAGAGATCCTGTAGCACTGGAAAACCTTGTATCCATATTGGCAAAGGAATCGTCCCAGATAATCAATCATACAAACATAGCCAAGAATCTTGATCTTAAGAGAGAAACTCTCAATACATATCTTTACCTACTAAAAACTGTTTATCTCATATCTGAATCAGAGTTCTATTCTAAAAGCAGAGTCAAGCGAATACGAAAGGAAAAGAAAGTGTATGTCAACGACATAGGAATAAGAAATATGGCCGCTTCAGCATTAGATGACCAAATATTGACAGATAGTACAGAGGTGGGGAAAATGATTGAAACTGTTATTGCCGATCATACCAAAAGATTGAAATTTAATCTGGAACAAAACTATTCACCACCATTATTCTATTGGAGAGAAAAATATGAAGTTGATATTATTCTAGACTTGTTACAAAAACCATTACCTATAGAGGTAAAATACAGAGAACAGATACAAGAATCTGACTTGAGAGGTTTGAATTCGTTTAAAGAGAATTTCAAAGTTCCAATGTCATTAGTCTTGACCAAAGACCATCTTGAAATGGATGGTTCTACTATCTTTATGCCAAGCTGGTTGTATATGATAATGTGTTAATTTCATCTTTCTTGTCTTTTTCCAAATGCCCTTTTCATTGATTTTACACAAATCAAATTCACACACAGAAAAATCTGAAATTCTGAAAATTTCATTATAATAGGGTTCTGTCGAGTTGACGGGTGATAAATAATTTGGGCATCATTTCTTCCCTACAACCAACTTGCTTCCATCCACTCTCAGGATTAGTGGCGTGCCCACGTTCCCGTTCACTGCTTCTTCTGAAAGCCCTCTGGGATGGCAAAACCTACTCCACCCCTTGTAAGATATGTTCATGGATGCAATTACATCCCTGTCCATCGTTCTCTTACAATTAATGCACAATAATTTTCGAAGTTGAAACCTGTCCTCTTGGAGTCTATCTCCGCATGTTGGACAGAGTTGGCTTGTGCGTTTAGGATCTATGAAACCAACAGGAATTCCTTCCCATTCTGCCTTGTATTGTATCTGCCTTTGCAGTTCGTAGAACGACCATGAGTTTAATTTTCTGCGATACTTGTTTCCCTGCCCATTTCCCTTTCTGTATAGTTTACGGATTCCTTTTAGATCTTCCAGCACAATCATTGATTTTGTATCCACTGCCCTTGATACAATATCTTTTGATATTTTGTGGAGATATTGTTGTATGCGTCGTGACCTTCGATTGCCCAACCTCTGCTGAAAATGTTTCTTTACTCGTACATCAAATCTTTTGAATGATGACATGACATGTGAGGTGTTTTCCTTTATTGACAGTAACTTGTTGGTCTTGTACATTATGGATTTTTCTCCGTCAAATGTTGTTATGTTTCTCAGGTTTCTGTCAATTCCGATTACGTTTTCTGGAATGATTTGTGTTATCTCTTTTCTGACTGAGATTGAGACAGAGTTTGGTGTTATCACAAATGATCTTGGTTCTACACTAGTTAATTGAGACTTGGGCATAAACATTTCATAAAATATTCTAATTACCAAGCATCAATCGGATGGATCGTGGATTATTTCCCAGAATACAATTGTAGTATATGACAACCTGATACACAAAGACGCACATAAGTAAATATGATGATACGTTGTTGTATCCAGATACAGGAGATGTTGATATCCCAAATGTTTCCTTGATGCTACCAAACAATGGTTCAATAGATACACTTCTACTATGATGTATCTTCCGACCTTTTTTGGATTTGTAAAATAAAATCAATTCCAGTCTTTCACCTCTTGTATGCCTGTACCTTCGTACCGGACAAACTAACCTTGCACCTCTCTGTCTTGTATACTCGTACAGCTCATGATCATCATACCCCTTGTCAGCAACAATATATCGCATATCAGGAAGATATTCTACAAGATTTTGATACTCTTGATTATCTTGTATGTTTGCAGTTGTTATGCCAGCAGACAGTGGAACTATTAGTTTTCCAGTACTGCATGTCATGTGTAATTTGTATCCAAATATCCATCCACGTGTTCCAGAGAATCCCCATTTGGCATCAGTATCAATTCCGGATCGTGGAAGATGTCCTGATATCATATGCTTGCGATGCCAAACATGACCATTTTTTGCACGTATCATGGAACTATCAATGGATGTTATGGTAGAATCAGCAATTTTTTCTGACACAAATCTTCTTCCCATGATACCAATGATGTTCTGGACCGGCATAACCTTGAATCTTCGGTCAAATGTTCTTCTGTCTGGTAATGTGTACAATCCACATGATCTCATTATTTTCTTGTTGTGTGTTACAGAAAAATAATGATGCAGGCAATTGTTTGATGGAATTCTAAACCATATTCGCACAATGTAGCAGCGAATCATTGTACAAGTAGAATACACATATGGTCTTCCCCTTTTGTCAATATCATCATACAAAGATAGCAAACCTATCAAATGCAAAATGCCAATAAGGAAGGATTCTGATTGAATCTTGCTGAGGATTTCTTTCTTGATATGCATCTTGACAATGAATATCTGGCAAGGAGATCCAAAGCATTTTCCATTAAATTAATTTTGGAACATGATCAAAATATGCCTTGGAATTGTGCCCAACCCTCAGTTAATTGAGATACAGTATACTCGTTTAGTTTGACCAAGAACTTGTCACCGTTTGAGATTGGAAACGAGAGCAACATGCCTGTTATCTTGAAACCATAACATGAAACAAGATATGGTTTTGACACATATGGAGATTTTGGTGTTCTTCCTTTTTTCATGTCTTTTTTCATTTGTGTAAGCCTTCCTGCTGCCTGAGATATTGCAGTTAATTTGTAGTATGATAGTATTTTGTAATTGCCCAGTTCCTTGTATGATAACACTGATAGTCTTTTCATGGTTGAACAATTGTTTGCTATTCCAATTCTTATACAGTCATTTACCATTTGCCTGAATGTTTCCATCATGGACAAAAGTTGAGGTTGTGATTGATATGACTGTTTTATACATTTGGTTGACAATGATGCCCTGCATAGTTGTGTTTTGATGTTATTTATCGTTTGTTTATCACCAGTCAACTCGACAGAACCTATAATAGCAAAGTATAAAGCTCAGAACTTTATACTATTAAGCATGAATCAAGAAAAGATTCCTGTAGCTGAACACAGGAAAACCGCTAGAGCCGCTGATTCTAAATTCTTGTAAATGTTGCTAACAAAAAACTATTTTTTTCCTACCAATAAATTATTTCCAACAACTTGCAACTGTTCTCTAGTTTCAAAACCCAAATCTATCATGTTTTAGTTTTTCAATAATTATAACAAACAATGACATTCGCTGATCAAAAGATCGACAGATCTATAAAGCGGGTTCTGGGAGTCTTGCAAAGACATGGAAAAATTTGAACAATGGTGGAAAGGTTTGGTTAAAGAACTTGAAGAAGATATAGAAACTATGTCCAGTATCAAATAAAACCGCCAAAGCCTAGAAAGATATATTCAGATCTTCATGCATTTTTCTAAATTTAATGTGTACACTGACAGTCTACAAGTTTTGTGTCAAATGTACAGTCATGTGGGCCATCTGACCTGGCATCGGTGGGAATTTTTTTCATGCATTCACCATGGCGGCCTTTTCTGCAAAACCAGCAGATTGGGTTGGTGGCAGTCTTATTGCATTCCATGATATTTCATCTAAAAGATGGTTACATCCCCAGGTGCAGAAGAATGACTGTTTGTATCCTGGTGGAATTCGACAAATTCCTTGTGCGCAATTTCTTGGTGTTTTCTCAACTCTTCAAGATTCTCAAACACATTGCTGCACAGGTAGCACTTTGGCTTGTGCTGATCTACCATTGACAGTACCATGATGTCTTATTTGTCCGTCTGTCATACTTGAATCTTTTTTTGGTGTCACTGGACTGGAGTAAACCACTCTGAGAATCGCTCATCTTTTCCTCTTGATGCCTCATAAAAGGCATGTTGCAATTTTCGGGTTATATCTCCTACTTTGCCGTCTCCAATGGTAACATTATCAATTTCTGACACAGATTTTACCTCAGCCGCAGTACCTGTCATAAAGACCTCGTCTGCTATGTACAAGTCCTCTCTGTCTATTTCTCTTTCAGTAATTACAAGTCCCTCTTGTCTTGCTATCTTGATTACACTGTCCCTTGTTATTCCATCTAGTATGCCGGCATTTAGTGGAGGCGTTGATATCTCGCCCTTGTTTACAATGAAAATATTTTCTGCACTTCCTTCTGATACTTTTCCATGATAATTCAACATGATTGCCTCATCATAGCCATCTCTTAGGGCTTCTACCCTAGCTAGTGCAGCGTTTGCATAATTTGATGCAGCTTTTGCCTGCATTGGTTGTGACCTGGAATCTATTCTAAGCCAGCTTGATACTTTACATCTTGCTCCATGTATCTTTCCTGCACTGGATTCACCAGTATTCCACTCCCAACAGGCTATTGCAACTTCCACCTTGTTTGGAGTTGGTGTAAGGCCCATTACTCCGTGGCCATAATATGCAATAGGCCTGATGTAGCATTCCTTGAGTTTGTTTGCATTTACTGTCTTGATTATTCCATCAGAGATCTCTTTTTTAGAATAGGGCATTTTCATTGAATACATTTTTGCAGACTTGAATAATCTTTCTACATGTTCAGGTAATCTGAAGATCATTGGTCCCCTTGGAGTATTATAACACCTAATTCCCTCAAATATTGCGGTTGAATAGTGCAAAGCATGTGTCAGGACATGGACCTTTGCATTCTTGTATGCAACAAGTTTTCCATTCATCCAAATCTTGCCCTGCTCTTTCATACCGTGGGATGGAACTCTGGTAATTTAAAGAATAATAAAAATCACAAAATATCGATATCTGGAGGAACTGTTGTCTTTAAATCACAGAAATCCATAACCTTCCATTATGCCACAGCCTGTACTCTCACTTGTTTCTGTTGTCTTGTTTGTAATTGGTATTGTGGGAAATGGATTTGAGATGAGAAAAATTCGCATGGCTACAGAAGGGCAGCCTAATCCAAAGAATGTGTTTCTTGATAAACGCAACTTCAAGTGGTATGCGTTGATTGGTGTTGCCCTTGTGCTCTGGGCAATCAATGGTGCCTATACGTGATCTATATAGATCATCTCTAAATATTTCCTGATCGTATACAACGTAGTGCGTGTTATGGGTAACGCCGGGCTAATTCTAGATAAAGAGGCCCAAGAATAAACCCACTTTGACATCCTACAGGTATAGGCTTGTAGGGGTCAAATGTTCTAAAATTTTCTCATACCAAAGATAAAAATCATGGTACATTTGTCTGAAAACTAGATATGGTTGCTAGAAAGACAGGAAAACACAAGCGCAAGGCAGACCAGCGTGCCACTCGCAGAAAAAGAAAAAAGTAGAACAGCCGTTGTAATTTTATAAAATAAAAATTATCTCGCTGGTATTATTTTTTGTTAAACAAACTTTATTTTCGATCTCTCGGCGTGGACTGTCCTGATTGCTTTCTCTATGCTATCTCCACTATCTTCAATCACTATGATGATTCGAGATGTTTCCTCCTGGGCATCCATGTTTAATATGTTCAAGCCTGCCTCGCCTATTCTAGAGCTTGCCTTTGATGCAACCTGTTGCACACGCCACATCTCGTCTCCAATCAAGGTGATAACGCCCCTGTTGTAAGTTATCGATGCCAAAGAATCAAATCCCAGAATATATCTTTCGTTGCGCTTGACATAATCACCGTCTAGAAATAATATCCTGGTAAACTCTATGTCATCT
Coding sequences within:
- a CDS encoding SRPBCC family protein is translated as MTTVSKTIDIKEKTLNVFTYFARPEHISDQFIESEERVGMTVVPMDVKAGMGVGTTFRVIGDFDGKRLEWDCETTEFIPERKVAAKMIKGPFKKWEIAVDFQELGEKETRVTMTVKYDMPFGPLGAIMDKAKFAKIAEKGMETALYRVRGLLEGNGSIPVYITLDAYRKLLAEKEKMNNAPVSTVLTKILEKYSQVEQVKN
- a CDS encoding type II toxin-antitoxin system RelE/ParE family toxin, producing MHKVEARDGTIDKKLRKFRSDKAVIDGYFRILEELKMAQDPRSIGERKHGVLRNCYAIHLTKNHSLLYTYYPDQNLVKLIDLDDHKNLYGRDNRS
- a CDS encoding zinc ribbon domain-containing protein, giving the protein MTKANGQGTKYRRRLNSWSFYELQRQIQYKAEWEGIPVGFIDPKRTSQLCPTCGGRLQEDRFQLRKLSCINCKRTMDRDVIASMNISYKGWSRFCHPRGLSEEAVNGNLEYIQPVILQVAVASCLSDVMYVIFH
- a CDS encoding ATP-binding protein → MTRKRTKITEKDLSSEPEILRILYQHNPWWMDKPIPDIKLKKFKQSDYFYLEQELENNKITAVIGARQVGKTTMLYQLIEKLLSNNKPQNVFFLSLDDQYLKITLQNLNKIFEIYALNIIKIPLDELKQRVYFFLDEIQTVQDWEIILKRWYDLGYKIKFIISGSSSMNILQGTSESLVGRIKPQTVLPMKFLEYIRLKEQNKLGELTNATNLEMRRALKHSIIQNKAKPFYKACTVASKLFSPFKDKMMVYLNQYVIKGGYPEIAFIDNMALCAENLRNYLHLTLYKDIMRTGKIRDPVALENLVSILAKESSQIINHTNIAKNLDLKRETLNTYLYLLKTVYLISESEFYSKSRVKRIRKEKKVYVNDIGIRNMAASALDDQILTDSTEVGKMIETVIADHTKRLKFNLEQNYSPPLFYWREKYEVDIILDLLQKPLPIEVKYREQIQESDLRGLNSFKENFKVPMSLVLTKDHLEMDGSTIFMPSWLYMIMC
- a CDS encoding RNA-guided endonuclease InsQ/TnpB family protein — protein: MVIRIFYEMFMPKSQLTSVEPRSFVITPNSVSISVRKEITQIIPENVIGIDRNLRNITTFDGEKSIMYKTNKLLSIKENTSHVMSSFKRFDVRVKKHFQQRLGNRRSRRIQQYLHKISKDIVSRAVDTKSMIVLEDLKGIRKLYRKGNGQGNKYRRKLNSWSFYELQRQIQYKAEWEGIPVGFIDPKRTSQLCPTCGDRLQEDRFQLRKLLCINCKRTMDRDVIASMNISYKGWSRFCHPRGLSEEAVNGNVGTPLILRVDGSKLVVGKK
- a CDS encoding transposase gives rise to the protein MRSCGLYTLPDRRTFDRRFKVMPVQNIIGIMGRRFVSEKIADSTITSIDSSMIRAKNGHVWHRKHMISGHLPRSGIDTDAKWGFSGTRGWIFGYKLHMTCSTGKLIVPLSAGITTANIQDNQEYQNLVEYLPDMRYIVADKGYDDHELYEYTRQRGARLVCPVRRYRHTRGERLELILFYKSKKGRKIHHSRSVSIEPLFGSIKETFGISTSPVSGYNNVSSYLLMCVFVYQVVIYYNCILGNNPRSIRLMLGN
- a CDS encoding branched-chain amino acid transaminase, which encodes MKEQGKIWMNGKLVAYKNAKVHVLTHALHYSTAIFEGIRCYNTPRGPMIFRLPEHVERLFKSAKMYSMKMPYSKKEISDGIIKTVNANKLKECYIRPIAYYGHGVMGLTPTPNKVEVAIACWEWNTGESSAGKIHGARCKVSSWLRIDSRSQPMQAKAASNYANAALARVEALRDGYDEAIMLNYHGKVSEGSAENIFIVNKGEISTPPLNAGILDGITRDSVIKIARQEGLVITEREIDREDLYIADEVFMTGTAAEVKSVSEIDNVTIGDGKVGDITRKLQHAFYEASRGKDERFSEWFTPVQ